In a genomic window of Alteromonas gilva:
- a CDS encoding ABC-F family ATPase, which produces MITTANITMQFGSEPLFENISAKFGNGNRYGLIGANGCGKSTLMKILSGKLTPTAGNVSLAPGTKLGILNQDQFAFEDMSVVDAVIMGDRELWEVKQRRDEIYAKAEMTEAEGMEVAELEVQFAEMDGYTAESRAGDILSSASIEERYHFGLMREVAPGRKVRVLLAQALFAEPDVLLLDEPTNNLDIYTIHWLAEELNKRKSTMIIISHDRHFLNQVCTHMADIDYGELRIYPGNYEAFIEASSLVQEQLHTENAKKSAEIEELQSFVARFSANASKAKQATSRAKRLEKIELNDIKASSRRKPYIQFKQHKKLHRLAITLEDLGHGYDEPLFSGGNLLLEAGSKLAIIGENGAGKTTLLKCLINQSANQGSVKWAENAAVGYVPQDSSADFANDLTLFEWMSQWRQPRHDDLQIKAMLGRLLFGSDDFNKKVSVCSGGEKNRLLFGKIMLQDINVLVMDEPTNHLDMESIEALNNALLAFEGTVIFVSHDREFVESLATQVIEIKDQKLTHFDGTYEEFQAHLGL; this is translated from the coding sequence TTGATTACTACCGCCAATATCACTATGCAATTTGGCTCTGAGCCATTGTTCGAAAATATTTCAGCCAAATTTGGTAACGGCAACCGCTATGGCCTGATTGGTGCCAACGGTTGTGGTAAGTCCACGCTAATGAAAATTCTCAGCGGCAAACTCACTCCTACGGCAGGCAATGTGTCCTTAGCACCCGGCACCAAACTGGGTATCCTGAATCAGGATCAGTTTGCCTTTGAAGACATGAGCGTAGTGGATGCAGTCATCATGGGCGATCGCGAGCTCTGGGAAGTAAAACAGCGCCGTGACGAAATTTACGCCAAAGCTGAAATGACCGAAGCCGAAGGCATGGAAGTCGCCGAACTGGAAGTGCAGTTTGCCGAAATGGACGGTTACACCGCCGAGTCGCGTGCCGGTGACATTCTCAGCTCGGCCAGCATTGAAGAGCGTTATCATTTTGGTTTAATGCGCGAAGTTGCCCCCGGCCGCAAAGTACGGGTGTTACTGGCACAGGCGCTGTTTGCCGAACCCGACGTGTTGCTGCTCGATGAGCCCACCAACAACCTGGATATTTACACTATTCACTGGCTGGCTGAAGAGCTTAACAAGCGTAAGTCTACCATGATCATCATTTCTCACGATCGCCACTTTTTAAACCAGGTATGCACGCACATGGCCGACATAGATTACGGTGAACTGCGTATTTACCCGGGTAACTACGAAGCCTTTATTGAGGCTTCAAGCCTGGTGCAGGAGCAGTTGCACACCGAAAACGCCAAAAAGAGTGCCGAAATAGAAGAACTGCAAAGCTTTGTGGCGCGCTTTTCTGCCAACGCGTCTAAAGCCAAACAGGCGACTTCGCGGGCCAAGCGGCTGGAAAAAATCGAACTCAATGATATTAAAGCGTCGAGCCGTCGTAAGCCCTACATACAGTTTAAACAGCATAAAAAGTTGCACCGCCTTGCCATTACCCTTGAAGATCTGGGTCATGGTTACGATGAACCTCTTTTCAGTGGCGGCAATCTGCTGCTCGAAGCAGGCTCAAAGCTGGCCATTATTGGCGAGAACGGTGCCGGTAAAACCACCCTGCTTAAATGCTTGATTAACCAAAGTGCTAATCAGGGCAGCGTAAAATGGGCCGAAAACGCCGCGGTGGGCTATGTTCCGCAAGACAGCTCTGCCGATTTTGCTAATGATCTGACCCTGTTTGAATGGATGTCACAATGGCGTCAGCCGCGCCACGACGATCTGCAAATTAAAGCCATGCTGGGGCGCCTGTTGTTTGGCTCTGACGACTTTAACAAGAAGGTCAGCGTGTGTTCAGGGGGTGAGAAAAACCGTTTGTTGTTCGGCAAAATCATGTTGCAGGACATCAACGTGCTGGTCATGGACGAACCTACCAACCACCTGGACATGGAATCTATCGAAGCGCTGAACAACGCCCTGCTGGCGTTTGAAGGCACGGTGATTTTTGTCAGCCACGACCGCGAGTTTGTTGAGTCTCTGGCTACCCAGGTCATCGAGATTAAAGATCAAAAGCTCACTCATTTCGACGGTACTTACGAAGAGTTTCAGGCCCATTTAGGACTCTAA
- a CDS encoding efflux RND transporter permease subunit: MIESTVKRGILVAVVVSISCILGIVAALSIPVQMIPDLEVRTITVQTGWPGATPQDIEKEILIEQERYLRNVTGLKRMISFAEMGSGSVELEFPFGVDVNQALIRVSNALNQVPDYPENVDQPQLFSDSFSSNAFMYFQLIPLEGNPMSLDIDMLYDFADEVIRPQMESVPGVSQIEISGGTARQIQIDVEPAKLAQRGISLIDVRDAIRQRNQDSSAGDIESGKSRYLLRVVGRFEQLSELENLIIKRFENANVYLKDVAKVRLDHFERRQLSYANGDRNLGLSVRRETGSNVINIKQQILPIVAELNEQVLADNGLKMELFSDDVVYVSSSLRNVMINLALGAGLATLVMFYFLRSVRSTLIGVMGIPLCTIAAFIALLAFGRTINVISMAGVAFAIGMTVDNTIVVLESIVQFRRKGLSRFDAAVEGVKDVWSAVLASTVTTILVFAPILFIEQEAGQLYSDVAIAISGAIFASMLAAIFVVPVAMARLKNVGPADASMQQRLADRCLNMVAAITRSRPRALGIVIGGAVLILGAAWALMPAAEYLPEGEEPKSFSTMTAPPDYNLSQMQKIGDELRAFFTPFVQADPDAYSRGEAEMPALAFYNMRVSIGSIWMVTMPVNPDEVEDMMAVINQKFESYEGMRAFSSKGSIISSNDGGTRAVAVDFSGSNIRELYRAANALYRKAEAYFDNPQINSDPGSLTLEQPFIEIRPKWQRLAELGMSADDFGYSVAAVSDGAFVDEFLLNDDKVDIFLFSSAGNEQTIGQLATTPILTPPGTILPLNAIATLLESKRSDTVRRIDGERTVSVYVIAPKEIALETAVNTVKNQLLPELREAGDIAQSVSVRITGAADQLAATQDALSVNFLIAVALCYLLLVAIFSHWGYPLFILTMIPLGMAGGLLGLIVLNGVNQVLGGAYQPFDMITMLGFLILLGTVVNNPILIVDQTRRLLDKGEALADAVKHAVEVRLRPIMMSTCTTLFGLAPLVLIPGEGTELYRGVGIIVLSGIFVSTVLSLTFLPALLVSVLSSKHDVNNEQAA, translated from the coding sequence ATGATTGAGTCTACCGTAAAGCGCGGCATACTGGTTGCTGTGGTAGTCAGTATCAGTTGCATACTGGGGATTGTAGCGGCGCTGAGTATACCGGTACAGATGATCCCCGATCTTGAGGTGCGCACGATTACCGTACAAACCGGCTGGCCGGGGGCAACGCCGCAGGATATCGAAAAAGAAATTCTTATAGAGCAGGAGCGCTACCTGCGCAATGTCACCGGCTTAAAACGGATGATTTCCTTCGCCGAAATGGGCAGTGGCTCGGTGGAACTGGAATTTCCTTTTGGGGTAGATGTAAACCAGGCACTTATCCGCGTTAGCAATGCGCTTAATCAGGTGCCGGATTACCCCGAAAATGTTGATCAGCCGCAGTTGTTCTCAGACTCCTTCTCCAGCAATGCATTTATGTATTTTCAGCTTATCCCTTTGGAAGGCAATCCCATGTCGCTGGATATTGACATGCTCTACGACTTTGCAGACGAGGTTATTCGCCCGCAAATGGAGAGTGTGCCCGGGGTGTCACAAATTGAAATTAGCGGCGGCACTGCGCGGCAGATTCAAATTGACGTGGAGCCTGCCAAGCTGGCCCAGCGTGGTATTAGCTTAATCGACGTGCGCGATGCCATACGCCAGCGAAATCAGGACTCCTCGGCTGGCGATATCGAGTCGGGCAAGAGCCGCTATTTACTGCGAGTGGTAGGGCGCTTTGAGCAGTTGAGCGAACTTGAAAATCTTATTATTAAACGCTTTGAAAACGCGAATGTGTATTTAAAGGACGTTGCCAAGGTGCGCCTTGATCACTTTGAGCGTCGCCAGCTTTCCTATGCCAATGGCGATCGCAATTTAGGGCTGTCGGTGCGGCGCGAAACCGGGTCCAACGTGATTAACATCAAACAGCAAATATTGCCTATAGTGGCCGAGCTGAATGAACAGGTACTGGCCGATAATGGCTTAAAAATGGAGTTGTTCAGCGACGACGTGGTGTATGTGTCGAGCTCACTGCGTAACGTGATGATTAATCTGGCGCTGGGTGCCGGGCTGGCCACACTGGTGATGTTTTATTTTTTGCGTTCGGTGCGCTCTACGCTGATTGGCGTAATGGGCATTCCCTTGTGCACAATCGCCGCGTTCATTGCGCTGCTGGCCTTTGGCCGCACCATCAATGTGATTTCCATGGCAGGGGTAGCCTTTGCCATCGGTATGACAGTTGATAATACCATTGTGGTACTTGAGTCCATTGTGCAGTTTCGCCGTAAGGGCTTAAGCCGTTTTGATGCCGCCGTTGAAGGCGTTAAAGACGTGTGGTCGGCGGTGTTGGCCTCAACCGTTACCACTATTTTGGTGTTTGCGCCCATTTTGTTTATTGAGCAGGAAGCCGGGCAGTTGTATTCCGATGTCGCCATTGCCATTTCCGGTGCCATCTTCGCCTCCATGCTGGCGGCAATTTTTGTGGTGCCGGTGGCCATGGCGCGGCTAAAAAATGTTGGTCCGGCCGATGCCAGCATGCAGCAACGTTTAGCTGACCGTTGTCTGAATATGGTGGCGGCCATCACCCGTTCCAGACCGCGGGCGCTTGGCATCGTCATTGGTGGTGCGGTGCTCATTCTGGGGGCGGCCTGGGCCCTGATGCCGGCAGCCGAATATTTGCCAGAGGGCGAAGAGCCTAAATCCTTTTCTACCATGACGGCGCCGCCGGATTATAACCTCAGCCAGATGCAAAAAATTGGTGACGAACTTCGGGCGTTTTTTACCCCGTTTGTGCAGGCCGATCCTGATGCCTATAGCCGCGGTGAGGCTGAGATGCCAGCGCTGGCGTTTTATAATATGCGCGTGAGTATTGGTAGTATCTGGATGGTCACTATGCCGGTTAATCCCGACGAAGTAGAAGACATGATGGCGGTGATTAATCAAAAGTTTGAAAGTTACGAAGGCATGCGCGCGTTTTCCAGCAAGGGCTCGATTATCTCCAGTAACGATGGCGGCACGCGCGCGGTAGCGGTGGACTTTTCGGGCAGTAATATCCGCGAGTTATATCGCGCTGCCAACGCCTTGTACCGCAAAGCTGAAGCTTATTTTGACAATCCGCAAATCAACTCCGATCCCGGCTCACTCACACTGGAACAGCCGTTTATAGAAATACGCCCCAAATGGCAGCGTCTGGCAGAGCTGGGCATGAGTGCCGATGATTTTGGCTATTCAGTGGCGGCGGTAAGCGATGGGGCCTTTGTGGATGAGTTTTTACTCAACGACGATAAAGTGGATATCTTTTTATTCAGCAGCGCCGGTAACGAGCAAACGATTGGTCAGCTGGCGACTACGCCTATCCTTACGCCACCGGGAACAATTTTACCGTTAAATGCCATTGCCACCCTGCTGGAAAGTAAACGTAGCGACACCGTCCGGCGTATCGACGGTGAGCGAACGGTATCCGTGTATGTGATAGCGCCCAAAGAAATAGCGCTGGAAACCGCGGTGAATACCGTTAAAAACCAGTTATTGCCAGAGCTTCGCGAGGCCGGGGACATTGCTCAGAGTGTCAGCGTGCGTATTACCGGCGCGGCCGATCAGTTAGCGGCTACCCAGGATGCGCTGTCGGTAAACTTTTTGATTGCCGTGGCGCTGTGTTATTTATTGCTGGTGGCGATATTCAGTCACTGGGGATACCCGCTGTTTATTCTTACCATGATCCCACTGGGTATGGCGGGGGGCCTGTTGGGGTTAATTGTTCTTAATGGGGTTAACCAGGTGTTAGGCGGGGCTTATCAGCCCTTTGATATGATCACCATGCTGGGCTTTTTAATTTTGCTTGGTACGGTGGTGAATAATCCCATCCTCATTGTCGATCAGACCCGGCGCCTGCTGGACAAGGGGGAGGCGCTGGCCGATGCGGTGAAACACGCTGTCGAGGTGCGATTACGGCCCATTATGATGTCGACCTGTACAACTTTGTTTGGCCTGGCACCCTTGGTGTTAATTCCCGGTGAGGGCACTGAGCTGTACCGTGGCGTAGGGATTATCGTACTAAGTGGTATCTTTGTGTCAACGGTATTGAGCCTGACGTTTTTGCCAGCCTTGTTAGTATCGGTACTGAGTAGTAAGCACGATGTGAATAACGAGCAGGCAGCATAA
- a CDS encoding haloacid dehalogenase type II, translated as MPKVIIFDVNETLLDLSPMRETVGKALNGNQALLTLWFSTLLHYSLVSTVSGRFAHFGAIGVAALQMVAHSNGITMSKEDAHKAIIPALLNLPAHPDVKPALATLKQQGFTLACLTNSSTQGVKTQLEYAGLTKYFDARLSIEPLQIYKPDQRAYAWALEQLNVKPAEALMVAAHGWDIAGASAAGMQTAFVARPGQSLYPLANAPDFNVNDIAQLADELDHVVR; from the coding sequence ATGCCGAAAGTCATCATATTCGATGTCAACGAAACACTGCTCGATTTGTCGCCCATGCGTGAGACAGTGGGTAAGGCATTAAACGGTAATCAGGCCTTATTGACACTGTGGTTCTCCACGCTGTTGCATTATTCGCTGGTCAGTACTGTATCGGGCCGCTTTGCGCACTTTGGTGCCATTGGCGTCGCTGCACTGCAAATGGTTGCGCACAGTAATGGTATAACAATGAGTAAAGAGGACGCTCATAAAGCCATTATCCCTGCCCTGCTGAACCTGCCAGCGCACCCTGACGTAAAGCCGGCGCTGGCCACGCTTAAACAACAGGGCTTTACCCTGGCATGCCTGACGAACTCCTCTACACAGGGCGTAAAAACCCAGTTGGAATATGCCGGGTTAACCAAATATTTTGACGCACGATTAAGCATTGAACCCTTGCAAATATACAAACCCGATCAACGTGCCTACGCCTGGGCGCTGGAACAGTTAAATGTTAAACCAGCAGAAGCACTCATGGTGGCCGCCCACGGCTGGGACATTGCCGGAGCCAGCGCAGCTGGGATGCAAACCGCATTTGTAGCCCGACCAGGACAGTCACTTTACCCTCTGGCCAATGCGCCTGATTTCAACGTTAACGACATTGCACAACTCGCGGATGAGCTGGATCATGTCGTCAGGTAA
- a CDS encoding uracil-DNA glycosylase family protein produces the protein MMSTNDNNSPSDELPTLLTDIRACRLCAGHLPQPPRPVVHASSAARILIIGQAPGIKAHDSATPWNDASGDKLRSWLAVSRAQFYSPVFAHLPMALCFPGYKNGADAPPPKICAPTWHAKVINLLEPALILHIGRYSQQYYLPEYRTLTDAVKATTAAPNRRYVLPHPSGRNNRWQARNPWFETHALALIKQSVQLALAADAPPHV, from the coding sequence ATGATGAGCACCAACGACAACAACTCACCCAGCGATGAGTTACCCACCTTACTGACAGATATCCGCGCCTGCCGCCTGTGTGCTGGTCATTTGCCCCAGCCGCCAAGACCGGTCGTGCACGCTAGCAGTGCAGCGCGGATACTCATTATTGGCCAGGCTCCGGGCATAAAAGCCCACGACAGTGCCACGCCATGGAACGATGCCAGTGGCGATAAACTGCGCAGTTGGTTAGCCGTTAGCCGCGCGCAGTTTTATTCTCCGGTATTTGCCCATCTGCCCATGGCTCTGTGTTTTCCCGGCTATAAAAACGGCGCTGATGCACCGCCGCCAAAAATCTGCGCGCCAACCTGGCACGCCAAGGTGATTAATCTATTGGAGCCGGCGCTCATCCTGCACATAGGCAGGTATTCACAGCAATATTACCTGCCCGAATACCGCACGCTTACTGACGCGGTGAAGGCCACCACAGCGGCCCCGAACCGGCGCTATGTGCTGCCACACCCTTCCGGACGCAATAATCGCTGGCAAGCCCGTAACCCCTGGTTTGAAACCCATGCGCTTGCGCTGATAAAGCAATCTGTACAGCTGGCACTGGCCGCCGATGCTCCCCCTCACGTTTAA
- a CDS encoding efflux RND transporter periplasmic adaptor subunit: MPGYFAVLVNAMLVTSLCVAIPGVAQENPVTVSVAYPVATQQYQSVTLSGSVESAFDAVLAPLEAGVVAKLHVEVGDTVSQGQPLLELNSRLAELAQQQAEAELQVGKVALSEARRLLDEVDALTQQQLAAKTLYQQRSAAVANAEAQLSQLSSTLALRKEIVSRHTLTAPFDGVIYQRSVDVGEWIEPTTPALALVSQKHKRLSIEVPQEYYRYFNTLDSAITVTPDNTRFTSVEGRLTRLVAASGNQGRTFTAHISLPADTELLVGMSASAEVNLPNVVSNQAWLPASAIKQHPDGGASVFAVKNNRAERVLVNIVRRQGDTVLLENVSEQQLYVAKGISRLSNNTQVTITDGPQQ; encoded by the coding sequence ATGCCGGGTTATTTTGCTGTGTTAGTAAACGCGATGTTAGTCACATCACTGTGCGTAGCGATCCCAGGCGTTGCCCAGGAAAACCCCGTCACTGTGAGTGTGGCCTACCCGGTGGCAACGCAGCAGTACCAGTCAGTTACGCTGAGCGGTTCGGTTGAGTCGGCTTTTGACGCCGTGTTAGCGCCCCTTGAAGCCGGCGTTGTGGCTAAGTTGCATGTTGAGGTCGGCGATACTGTCAGCCAGGGACAGCCGCTACTGGAACTAAACAGCCGCCTTGCTGAACTGGCGCAGCAGCAGGCGGAGGCAGAGTTGCAGGTGGGCAAAGTGGCCCTCAGCGAAGCCCGGCGATTACTCGACGAAGTGGATGCGCTCACCCAGCAACAGCTTGCCGCCAAAACCCTGTATCAGCAACGCAGTGCGGCGGTTGCGAATGCTGAAGCACAGTTATCTCAGCTATCATCGACCCTGGCTTTACGTAAAGAGATCGTCTCCAGGCACACCCTGACCGCGCCCTTTGATGGGGTCATTTATCAGCGCAGTGTGGATGTTGGGGAATGGATAGAGCCAACAACCCCTGCGCTGGCGCTGGTTTCGCAAAAACACAAGCGCCTCAGCATAGAAGTACCTCAGGAATATTACCGCTATTTTAATACCCTCGACTCGGCGATTACGGTAACGCCTGATAACACCCGCTTTACCAGTGTTGAGGGGCGTCTTACCCGGCTGGTGGCTGCCTCCGGCAATCAGGGGCGTACCTTTACGGCACATATCAGCTTGCCGGCAGACACCGAACTGCTGGTGGGTATGTCTGCCAGTGCTGAGGTAAACCTGCCCAATGTGGTTAGCAATCAGGCCTGGTTACCCGCCAGTGCCATAAAACAACATCCCGACGGTGGTGCCAGTGTGTTTGCGGTGAAAAACAACCGCGCTGAACGGGTGCTGGTGAATATTGTGCGGCGTCAGGGCGACACCGTACTGCTGGAGAACGTCAGCGAGCAACAACTGTATGTTGCCAAGGGCATATCGCGGCTATCAAATAACACACAAGTAACCATTACCGACGGACCACAGCAATGA
- the gtfA gene encoding sucrose phosphorylase encodes MSSAKGVQLITYVDRLGRGNISGLRELLNEQLKDVFDGVHLLPFFYPIDGEDAGFDPIDHTMVDNRLGNWADIGALGANMAIMADMIVNHMSAQSPQFQDVLAKGEASEFWPLFLTRDKVFAPDQLNQIPNIYRPRPTPCFSDITLKNGDTVPFWTTFTSNQIDIDVTSGQGQAYLEKILSAFAQNNVDLIRLDAAGYAIKKPGTNCFMIEETFDFIEQLSQEAHRRNMQCLVEIHSYYKTQIDIAKRCDMVYDFALPPLVLHSLFTQNPTALAKWLAIAPRNCVTVLDTHDGIGIVDVGPEGDKPGLLSAAEIDALVEQIHINSNGQSREATGAAASNVDLYQVNCTYYDALGANDQAYLIARAIQFFSPGIPQVYYGGLFAAQNDMALLNQTNVGRDINRPYLSDSDINHALQKPVVKALIALIRLRNTLEALEGKFMVSATGQLITLEWVGSGCRAALEIDFSTLSAVINYSQQDAQHSVDVSVAGLAG; translated from the coding sequence ATGAGTAGTGCAAAAGGTGTTCAGTTAATTACCTATGTTGATCGGTTGGGCCGGGGCAATATTTCGGGGTTACGTGAGTTGCTTAACGAGCAACTTAAAGACGTTTTTGATGGTGTGCACCTGCTACCGTTTTTTTACCCTATCGATGGCGAAGATGCCGGATTTGATCCTATTGATCACACCATGGTCGACAATCGACTGGGTAACTGGGCCGACATTGGCGCGCTGGGTGCGAATATGGCAATCATGGCCGACATGATTGTTAATCATATGTCGGCGCAAAGCCCGCAGTTTCAGGACGTACTGGCTAAAGGCGAAGCGTCTGAATTCTGGCCTTTGTTCTTAACCCGCGACAAAGTGTTTGCCCCGGACCAGTTAAATCAAATACCTAACATTTACCGGCCGCGTCCAACGCCGTGTTTCAGTGACATCACCTTAAAAAATGGTGATACTGTACCATTCTGGACTACTTTTACCTCCAATCAAATTGATATTGATGTGACCTCAGGGCAGGGGCAGGCATACCTGGAAAAAATACTCAGCGCCTTTGCGCAGAATAATGTCGATCTTATTCGCCTCGATGCCGCGGGTTATGCCATTAAAAAGCCGGGCACCAACTGCTTCATGATTGAAGAAACCTTCGATTTTATTGAGCAGTTGAGTCAGGAGGCGCACCGGCGCAACATGCAATGCCTGGTAGAAATTCACAGCTACTATAAAACCCAGATTGACATCGCTAAACGCTGCGACATGGTGTACGACTTTGCACTGCCTCCTTTGGTGCTGCACAGCCTGTTTACGCAAAACCCCACAGCTCTGGCCAAATGGCTGGCAATAGCACCGCGCAATTGTGTCACGGTACTGGACACCCACGATGGTATTGGCATTGTTGATGTAGGGCCAGAAGGTGACAAACCAGGCCTGCTCAGCGCCGCTGAGATTGATGCCCTTGTTGAGCAAATTCATATCAATAGTAATGGTCAAAGCCGTGAGGCAACTGGCGCGGCCGCCAGTAACGTTGATTTATATCAGGTAAATTGTACCTACTATGATGCGCTGGGGGCCAACGATCAGGCCTATTTGATTGCCCGCGCCATACAGTTTTTCTCGCCCGGCATTCCGCAGGTCTATTACGGAGGCTTGTTTGCTGCGCAAAATGATATGGCACTGCTTAACCAAACCAATGTGGGGCGCGACATTAACCGGCCGTATCTGAGCGACAGCGATATCAATCATGCGCTGCAAAAGCCGGTGGTGAAAGCGCTGATCGCGCTCATTCGGTTACGAAATACCCTTGAGGCGCTGGAAGGTAAGTTTATGGTGTCGGCGACCGGGCAACTCATCACCCTCGAATGGGTCGGGTCTGGTTGTAGAGCAGCATTAGAAATCGACTTCAGCACCCTGTCAGCGGTGATTAATTACAGTCAGCAGGATGCTCAACACAGTGTTGACGTGTCGGTGGCAGGCCTCGCCGGCTAA
- a CDS encoding HopJ type III effector protein has product MALTRLDALTAQLDSAPATIEFSHVIELIDAHFKFTPTAFTNGSAVNKANQNNGSCKLLALGQYLKLTNEQTLALFGTFYREDVLGHPHGSDHANIRNFMQSGHAGVHFDVFPLALK; this is encoded by the coding sequence ATGGCCTTAACCCGCTTAGATGCATTAACCGCCCAGCTTGATAGTGCGCCAGCCACGATAGAATTTAGCCATGTGATTGAGTTAATTGATGCTCATTTTAAGTTCACGCCAACCGCTTTTACCAATGGCAGCGCAGTGAATAAGGCCAACCAGAATAACGGCTCCTGCAAGCTGCTGGCACTAGGTCAGTACCTTAAGTTAACCAACGAACAAACCCTGGCGTTATTCGGAACATTTTACCGCGAGGATGTGCTTGGTCATCCACATGGTAGCGACCACGCCAATATTCGTAATTTTATGCAGAGCGGTCATGCCGGGGTACATTTTGACGTGTTTCCTTTAGCCCTGAAATAA